A part of Streptomyces sp. NBC_01235 genomic DNA contains:
- the ybeY gene encoding rRNA maturation RNase YbeY, translated as MSIDVNNESGTEVDEQAILDIARYALARMRIHPLSELSVIVVDADAMEQLHIQWMDLPGPTDVMSFPMDELRPPSKDDDEPPQGLLGDIVLCPEVAERQGKEAPTQHSMDEELQLLTVHGVLHLLGYDHEEPDEKAEMFGLQQAIVDGWRAEKGLTGPSPAPTVS; from the coding sequence ATGTCGATCGACGTCAACAACGAGTCCGGAACCGAGGTCGACGAGCAGGCGATCCTCGACATCGCCCGCTACGCGCTCGCGCGGATGCGCATCCACCCGCTGTCCGAGCTCTCGGTGATCGTCGTGGACGCCGATGCCATGGAGCAGTTGCACATCCAGTGGATGGACCTGCCGGGGCCGACGGACGTCATGTCCTTCCCGATGGACGAACTGCGTCCGCCGTCGAAGGACGACGACGAGCCCCCGCAGGGCCTCCTCGGCGACATCGTGCTGTGCCCCGAGGTCGCCGAGCGGCAGGGCAAGGAAGCGCCGACGCAGCACTCCATGGACGAGGAGCTCCAACTACTCACCGTCCACGGGGTGTTGCACCTGCTCGGCTACGACCACGAGGAGCCCGACGAGAAGGCCGAGATGTTCGGCCTCCAGCAGGCCATCGTGGACGGCTGGCGCGCGGAGAAGGGCCTGACCGGTCCCTCGCCGGCCCCGACCGTCTCATGA